TTCTTCTTGGCCGCAGCAAGCGTGTCTACAAGCTCTTGCGCCTTCTTAATCCCCTCATCAAGCGTGGTATCTCGCCCGATCCCGGCCATCGCATCCCATGCGCCTTTAGCAGCTTCCTTTACAAAATTCCATGACGACTCAACGTAACCGAGGTTTTCTTTGATCTTATCCGCACTTTCGGACACCGCACTCGCATATGCAGCATTCGCCGCAGCGGCGGCGGCCTGGGAATTGCCGGCGTCGGTGAATGCCTTAATCTGGCTGTAGACAGTCTCGCTGAGGAAATTCATTCCCTCGTTGAGCTTGATGATTGCTTTTAGCGGGTCATCGGCGATTTTGACGAAGTTTGCAACAATCTCAGACGCGGCTTGACCCGTTGCAGACTGTGTCTTCAGGGCAGCAACGGCGATCATGTCGAACGAGCCGACTGCGATCTTGCCAGAGCCGGCAAGCTGCGCCAGAACTTCAGACGCGGCACCAACCGTTCCGGTTACGTCAGATACTCGCTCGGCCAACGTCGCCAAACCGTCTGCAGAGGTGCCGGCGAAATTATTAGTGCTGCTCAGCGCGGCGATGTAGGCCGAAGACTCGTCTGATCCCTGCTTATACGCAACCGCCAGCGCAACCGCTGCCGCGCCAGCGATAGTGAGCGGGTTTACCAGGCCGAGGACGTAGCCGCCCAAAGCTTTAGTGGCAGGCCCAAGGCCGCCAAACATATCTTTTAATTGACCGCCCTGCTGGATAAGAACAGTAAAAGGAGCCTGGCCGCCCTGCAGCGACGTGAAAATATCCGTGAACTGAGCGGGCACACCTCGCAGGTTGTTCTGATATTGCTTGAGGGTCTGCCCGTTGGCCGCGAATTGGCGGTCAAGCTTCCCCAGTCCAGTGCCAGCGGTTTCGGCTGCGGCTTTCTGAGCGTCGAGCACTTTAGAGAACTGACGGTAATCCTCAATAGGAAGACGGCCAGCCTTAAAGTGAGAGTTGAGTTGCTCTTGCTGTTTATCCAGCCGGTTAAGAGAGCCGGTGACCGGATCAATCTGGCCAACCAGTTTTTCAAGCTGATTGCCCTGGTAAGCCGCTTCCTTTGTCGCTGCTTTTAATGACCGCTGGGCGCGGTCCATACCCTTTTCAAAGCTGCCAGTATTAGCAACAAGATCGACCGTCAGCTGGCCAAGGCTATCTGTTGCCATACTAATCTCCAGGCGCAAAAAAACCGGCAATGGCCGGTTTGTGGGTAATAAAAAGCCCGCTCAGGGGCGGGCTTTAAAATTTGGGGCGGTCAGCTGTAGTCGCCACTGACCTTGTCACGGAACATTACCGTGACTGCATATCCGAGATGCTCCTCCAGATAGGCGGCAACCTCTTCGGCCTGCGGCTTCTTTTCATAAGCCCCAGCAGCTAATCCGCCGACCTTATGCATCTCGACGACAGGGAATCCGGCCTCCTGAATTGCTGCAGTTACTCGATCGCGCTCTTCCTGATCGGAGCAGATCACCCGTGCAACCCATCCGAATCGAAGCGAAGGTTTGACCGGGGTAACTTGCGCCTGCCCAACATCCGCGCCGCAGTGCTTGCACTTGATGGCCGCGCGCTTGATTGTTTCTGCGCACAATGGGCATGCGCGCGTGTCATATCCGGAATCTGCAGCATGAGCGATTATTGCCGCCGGCTTTTTACTGCCGAAGATAACCATCATGAGCCCCGCGATAACTGCTAAACCTGCAATCATCGTGAAGTTTTGCCTCTCAGACATCAGTCCGAGATTGTTCACTCGACCCGCGCCGGAAGCGACAGAGACATCCATATTCATGGCCGCCAACAGCGCGATGATGCCGACTACTAGGACAACGAAACCAAATCCACGCACAGCACAGCCCTCCATAGTTGAGCTGCGACTCTAGCATGGTCGCCGCCCTTGGCAGTGAGCGGCGCCCACCACCGGCAGGCGTTACTTTTCTGGCTTCGCCAATCCCCGCAACAGCAGGAACACATCCTGCGCTGACGCTGAAGCCTCTTCGCCCTCAACTTCTGGCTCTGGCTGGCTCCTGTCAGGCAGAAAGTCCTCAAGCTCGGCCTTACCGCCAACAGATCGATTGATCATCATGGCGAGCAAGGCAAAGCCCTGCTCCATGCGAGACGCGACGTTCAGTCCCCCGTTGCGCTTGATGTATTCCATCCAATCAAGCGCTTCCAGGTAACTCAGGTTTCGCTTGGCTTCGGCGATGGTTCTGCCGCCGATTCCGGCGAGGACGATTTGGTGCCAGAACTCTTCGGGGACTTTTTTTCCGCCGTCACTGGCGGGTTATTGGCCCGATTGATCGCCGCGAACAGCGCCACGGTCAGTTCGGCACAGAGCTCACCGCGACCCTCTTCCGCCTTACCCAAGACATCGTCCACGGAGAAGATCTGCTCGCCATCTTGGTTGCAGATGTAGCCAGCGATTCGGCCGGCTACGGCATCCTGATTTTCGTGGATGCCTTTCCATTCCTGGGTCACGGTGGTGTAAGAAGCCGGACGGACGTAAACCGCAGCCTTATTTACTTTGCCGCCCGACTCCCACGTGATTTCTTGTTTCATCGGGGCTTCAGCAAAGGCGCCCGCCGCGATGAGTGAAGCAATGGTCAAGTTCGCCATGTTTAAGCAACCTTCGCGATGAGCATTGGGTCGCCAGAAATCTGGATGCCCACGGTGGATTTAACAACGTCGTTCTGCGCGAAGCTGAACGGGTAGCTGTTCATGAAGCCCCGGAAAGTGATCCAGGTGCGAGTGGATGGCAGGTCGAAGTCGCCAGCAACCGAAACCACGGACGTAGCTGTCGCGCCAGTGCCATCGCCACCCGTCAAAGCGACAGTCGGGGCCGACGTGTAGCCGGTGCCTGCGCTGGTGATGTTGAAACCGGTAACCACACCACCAGCGACCGTTGCAGTTGCTGTTGCACCAGTACCGCCGCCGCCAGTCAAGGCCACAGTGGGAGCGGTCGTGTAACCGGTGCCCGCACTGGTGAGGCTG
This genomic window from Pseudomonas sp. G.S.17 contains:
- a CDS encoding phage tail assembly chaperone family protein, TAC, which codes for MANLTIASLIAAGAFAEAPMKQEITWESGGKVNKAAVYVRPASYTTVTQEWKGIHENQDAVAGRIAGYICNQDGEQIFSVDDVLGKAEEGRGELCAELTVALFAAINRANNPPVTAEKKSPKSSGTKSSSPESAAEPSPKPSET
- a CDS encoding phage tail tube protein → MSIKTQGTDLYGIDPVLGNVIFVSCVTSIDGIDSTLDQIETTCLGDDAREYEAGLATPGTGSFGINTDSRDPVHVRLHEIKRLGLKMNWAVGWSDGRVDGVGIPPTVGVAGQIAALSLTSAGTGYTTAPTVALTGGGGTGATATATVAGGVVTGFNITSAGTGYTSAPTVALTGGDGTGATATSVVSVAGDFDLPSTRTWITFRGFMNSYPFSFAQNDVVKSTVGIQISGDPMLIAKVA